Proteins encoded together in one Urocitellus parryii isolate mUroPar1 chromosome 3, mUroPar1.hap1, whole genome shotgun sequence window:
- the Kank2 gene encoding KN motif and ankyrin repeat domain-containing protein 2, protein MAQVLHVPAPFPGTPGPASPPAFPAKEPDPPYSVETPYGYRLDLDFLKYVDDIEKGHTLRRVAVQRRPRLGSLPRGPGSWWTSTESLCSNASGDSRHSAYSYCGRGFYPQYGALETRSGFNPRVERTLLDARRRLEDQAAAPPGLGSLTPSAAGSTGSLVGVGLLPPTPRSSGLSTPVPPSAGHLAHVREQMAGALRKLRQLEEQVKLIPVLQVKLSVLQEEKRQLTVQLKSQKFLGHPTGGRSRSELCLDLPDPPDDPAALETRSVGTWVRERDLGVPDGEAALNAKIAVLETQLKKALQELQAAQARQAEPQAWPPPDSPIRVDTVRVVEGPREVEVAASTAAGAPAQRAQSLEPYGVGLRALATSGGAENPPVFRSHEVVETMCPVPTASTSNVHVVKKISITERSCEGAAGLSRAPPESSSPPGSAAAAAQVEPEESTGQVPAGDCASREPTRQVASCESEEARGAGGSLAGVRSIMKRKEEPAGPEARRRSLQFVGVNGGYESSSEDSSTAENFSDNDSTENEATEPEDRVPSVAPVPQLRPGTAVAKTGRQECRLSRESQHVPTAEGASGSNSEEEIRMELSPDLISACLALEKYLGNPNALTERELKVAYTTVLQEWLRLACRSDAHPELVRRHLVTFRAMSARLLDYVVNIADSNGNTALHYSVSHANFPVVRQLLDSGVCQVDKQNRAGYSPIMLTALATLKTQDDIETVIQLFRLGDVNAKASQAGQTALMLAVSHGRVDVVKALLTCEADVNVQDDDGSTALMCACEHGHKEIAGLLLAVPSCDISLTDRDGSTALMVALDAGQSEIASMLYSRMNIKCSFAPMSDDESLASSSAEE, encoded by the exons ATGGCCCAAGTCCTGCATGTGCCCGCCCCTTTCCCAG gGACCCCGGGCCCAGCCTCCCCACCTGCCTTCCCCGCCAAGGAGCCTGACCCACCCTACTCGGTGGAGACCCCCTACGGCTACCGCCTGGACCTGGACTTTCTCAAGTACGTGGACGACATCGAGAAGGGCCACACGCTGCGGCGGGTGGCCGTGCAGCGCCGTCCCCGTCTGGGCTCATTGCCGCGAGGCCCTGGCTCCTGGTGGACGTCCACCGAGTCGCTGTGCTCCAACGCCAGCGGGGACAGCCGCCACTCGGCCTACTCCTACTGCGGCCGGGGCTTCTACCCGCAGTACGGCGCCCTGGAGACGCGCTCCGGCTTCAACCCGCGGGTGGAGCGCACGCTGCTGGACGCCCGGCGCCGCCTGGAGGACCAGGCGGCCGCGCCCCCTGGCCTGGGCTCCCTGACGCCCAGCGCAGCCGGCTCCACGGGCTCCCTGGTGGGCGTGGGGCTGCTGCCGCCCACGCCTCGGAGCTCGGGACTGTCCACGCCAGTGCCGCCCAGCGCCGGGCACCTGGCCCACGTGCGGGAGCAGATGGCCGGTGCCCTGCGGAAGCTGAGGCAGCTGGAGGAGCAGGTGAAGCTGATCCCCGTGCTGCAGGTGAAGCTGTCGGTGCTGCAGGAGGAGAAGCGGCAGCTCACGGTGCAGCTCAAGAGCCAGAAGTTCCTGGGCCACCCCACCGGGGGCCGCAGCCGCAGCGAGCTCTGCCTGGACCTCCCAGACCCGCCCGACGACCCGGCGGCGCTCGAGACCCGGAGTGTGGGCACCTGGGTCCGCGAGCGGGACTTGGGCGTGCCCGACGGGGAGGCGGCGCTGAATGCCAAGATCGCCGTGTTGGAGACCCAGCTCAAAAAGGCCTTGCAGGAGCTGCAGGCGGCCCAGGCCAGGCAGGCCGAGCCCCAGGCCTGGCCCCCGCCCGACAGCCCCATCCGAGTGGACACGGTCCGGGTGGTGGAAGGGCCGCGGGAGGTGGAGGTGGCGGCCAGCACAGCTGCTGGGGCCCCTGCACAGCGAGCGCAGAGCCTGGAGCCTTACGGAGTGGGGCTGAGGGCCCTGGCGACATCAGGAGGGGCAGAGAACCCCCCCGTGTTCCGCAGCCACGAGGTGGTGGAGACAATGTGCCCGGTGCCCACTGCGTCCACTAGCAACGTCCACGTGGTCAAGAAGATCAGCATCACAGAGCGGAGCTGCGAAGGGGCGGCAG GTCTCTCACGGGCACCTCCAGAGTCCTCGTCCCCGCCAGGGTCTGCAGCAGCCGCTGCCCAGGTGGAGCCCGAGGAGAGCACAGGCCAGGTGCCCGCGGGTGACTGCGCCAGCAGGGAGCCCACCAGGCAGGTGGCCTCTTGCGAATCGGAGGAGGCCAGGGGTGCAG GCGGTTCCCTGGCCGGAGTGCGGTCCATCATGAAGCGGAAAGAGGAGCCCGCGGGCCCCGAGGCCCGGCGCAGGAGCCTGCAGTTCGTGGGCGTCAACGGCGG GTATGAGTCCTCATCGGAAGACTCCAGCACAGCCGAGAACTTCTCAGATAATGACAGCACAGAGAACGAGGCCACAGAGCCCGAAGACAGGGTTCCGAGTGTGGCCCCAGTGCCCCAGCTCAGGCCAGGGACAGCGGTGGCCAAGACCGGCCGGCAAGAGTGTCGGTTATCTCGGGAGTCTCAGCACGTACCCACGGCGGAGGGGGCCTCGGGATCCAACTCGGAGGAGGAGATCCG GATGGAGCTGAGCCCCGACCTCATCTCGGCCTGCTTGGCCCTGGAGAAGTACCTGGGCAACCCCAACGCCCTCACGGAGCGGGAGCTG AAAGTGGCCTACACCACGGTGCTGCAGGAGTGGCTACGCCTGGCCTGCCGCAGCGACGCACACCCCGAGCTGGTGCGGCGCCACCTGGTCACCTTCCGGGCCATGTCCGCCCGGCTGCTGGACTACGTGGTCAACATCGCCGATAGCAACGGCAACACGGCGCTGCACTACTCCGTGTCACACGCCAACTTCCCCGTGGTGCGGCAGCTGCTGGACAGCG GCGTCTGCCAGGTGGACAAGCAGAACCGCGCAGGCTACAGCCCCATCATGCTCACTGCCCTGGCCACCCTGAAGACCCAGGATGACATCGAGACTGTTATTCAGCTCTTCCGGCTTGGAGATGTCAACGCCAAAGCCAGCCAG GCGGGGCAGACGGCCCTGATGCTGGCGGTCAGCCACGGGCGAGTGGATGTGGTCAAAGCCCTCCTGACCTGCGAGGCGGACGTCAACGTGCAGGACGATGACGGCTCCACGGCGCTCATGTGTGCCTGTGAGCACGGCCACAAGGAGATCGCGGGGCTGCTGCTGGCTGTGCCCAGCTGTGACATCTCGCTCACCGACCGT GATGGGAGCACCGCTCTCATGGTGGCCCTGGATGCCGGGCAGAGCGAGATCGCGTCCATGCTGTACTCCCGCATGAACATCAAGTGCTCG TTCGCCCCGATGTCCGATGACGAGAGCCTGGCGTCGTCCTCCGCCGAAGAGTAG